The sequence CGCCGCGATATTTCCGAGCAGTTCATCGACAATGTCGCCAACCAGGCCGTCAGTGGTTTCCGTGCCATGTCCCTTTCGATGGAAGCCACGCTGGGCCTGATCCACGACTGGGGGGGCGGCGGCCGGATTTCGATTGAAAAGGGCGACGAGCTGGCCCATCTGCTGCTGCCGGTTTTTGACCGGGAAAGGCTGCTGCATGGCGTCACCGTTGCCGTTCGGGATGGTAATAGCTTCTATCTTTATCGCACCGAAACGGGGTTCCGTTCCCGTCGGGTGGCCTTGGGGGTGGAAGGGGACAATGCGGACGTGGTGGAATGGTCATCCGGGCATGAACCGGTAACGCGTTCCAAGGCCCGGTCGGATTTCGATCCGCTCAACCGCCCATGGTTCGGTCCGGCCCTGGCATCGGGAAAAATCCACTGGACCGAACCCTATACGTTCTTCACCGCCCGCAAGGTGGGCATCACGGCCTCCACCTCCTTCGTGCGCAAGGAGGGCAACGAAAGGGTGGTTGTTGCCTTCGACGTTTTGCTCGATGAACCCTTCGCCGAATTCTACAACCTGGCTCCAAGCGAAAATTCCCGTGTGATTATTTTCCGCCACGACAACCAGCTGTACATACCGGGTTCAGGCGGCTTGCAATCCGGGTTCCTGCCCATGGGCAAGGTCGAAGACAACCTCGTTCGCAAAGTGCATTCCAACTGGACGGGCGAAGACAACCTGGCAGACCGCGTGGTTTCCATCTTCCACGACGGCATCGTCTGGTGGTGCGGGTTCCGGCCGCTGGACCCCGGGAACCCCAACACCTGGATCTGCGTCATGATTCCCGAGTCCGACATCCTCGGCCATGCCGGCCGGCGCCGTATCAACCTCCTGATGCTGGGCATTGGCTCCATCCTGGGCGCCGTTGCCCTGGCCTTCTGGATCGTGCGCCGCGGCCGCCGGCCCTTCGAAGGGGCCGCTTCCTACTTCGACACCGAGCATCCGGAGGCCAGCGTTCGTAGCCTGATCGCCGGTGGCGAAAACCGCGCAGTCGAATTCAAGTCCACCATGCGCATGAACCTCCACTCCAAGAAGCCCGGCAAGGAGATCGAGCTTGCCTGGCTCAAGGGGGTCGCCGGCTTCCTCAACACCGATGGCGGAATCCTGCTCCTCGGCGTCACCGACGATGGCGAAATCACCGGCCTCGAGCGCGATGTCTTCGAAAACGAAGACAAATGCCGCCTCCACTTCAAAAACCTCATCGGCAAGCACATTGGCGCCGACCTCTCCAAATACATCCGCTTCATCCTCGTGCCGGTGGATGGCACGACCGTCGGCGTTGTCCGATGCGCCCGGTCCGGCGAGCCGGTCTTCCTCAAGGATGGCAACAAGGAGCACTTTGCGCTTAACCCCGATTTTAGGACCACCGGCTTAAGTGGAACCTGCGGCCTTAGCATGATACAAAAGGACGCATGGAAATGGGAAGAAAACGAAGAACATTCACGGACAAGTTTAAGGCCAAGGTGGCGATTGATGCCATCAAGGGCATGAAGACATTGGCGGAGCTGGCATCGGAATATCAGGTCCATCCGAACCAGATCTCGGATTGGAAAAAGCAGTTGCTCTCGAATGCCCCGGAGCTTTTTGCATCGGGCAAAAAAAAGCAGTCTCAAACGGAAGAAGAGCTTACGGCTCCACTTTACGAAGAGATCGGGCGTCTGAAGATGGACGTGAAGTGGCTCGAAAAAAAGCTATGAGCCTGCCCCTTTCAACGCGCCGCAGCTGGGTGGAGCCCGGCACTGATTATTCGGTTCGGCGGCAGTGTAGGCTCGCAGGCGTCCCCAGATCGGGCTTCTACTATGACCCCACCCCGGAAACGGCGGAGAATCTGCTCTTGATGCGTTTGATCGACGAGCAGTATCTGCGGCATCCGGAGTTCGGCTATCCACGCATGACGGACTGGTTGCGTGATCAAGACTATGATGTCAATCACAAGCGGGT is a genomic window of Pontiella desulfatans containing:
- a CDS encoding RNA-binding domain-containing protein encodes the protein MHKRKRRFTRDVLLVLAVLTTAVVVPVAYLATQARRDISEQFIDNVANQAVSGFRAMSLSMEATLGLIHDWGGGGRISIEKGDELAHLLLPVFDRERLLHGVTVAVRDGNSFYLYRTETGFRSRRVALGVEGDNADVVEWSSGHEPVTRSKARSDFDPLNRPWFGPALASGKIHWTEPYTFFTARKVGITASTSFVRKEGNERVVVAFDVLLDEPFAEFYNLAPSENSRVIIFRHDNQLYIPGSGGLQSGFLPMGKVEDNLVRKVHSNWTGEDNLADRVVSIFHDGIVWWCGFRPLDPGNPNTWICVMIPESDILGHAGRRRINLLMLGIGSILGAVALAFWIVRRGRRPFEGAASYFDTEHPEASVRSLIAGGENRAVEFKSTMRMNLHSKKPGKEIELAWLKGVAGFLNTDGGILLLGVTDDGEITGLERDVFENEDKCRLHFKNLIGKHIGADLSKYIRFILVPVDGTTVGVVRCARSGEPVFLKDGNKEHFALNPDFRTTGLSGTCGLSMIQKDAWKWEENEEHSRTSLRPRWRLMPSRA